A stretch of the Lolium perenne isolate Kyuss_39 chromosome 3, Kyuss_2.0, whole genome shotgun sequence genome encodes the following:
- the LOC127321485 gene encoding mannose/glucose-specific lectin-like encodes MEDAMKVGPWGPQGGQPQDINKASKPQSLVSITICSSESEDGRIFGFSFVYKDQNRKPLPVGPWGKIDPEHNISKINMDPDEYLVQVFGTTDGTGITSLKLVTNKQPYGPYGYPAGATFVVTLQPNNGEVVAFFGCSGNTLAALGVYVLGKNGLPVKIGPWGGSGQPVDITTPVKLKQVSVYSTQKIGERIKGFSFVYVDQHVKRTSAGPWGTVKGHENLPFSMSPGEYVNNFSGTFDDYGVTSLKFTTNQQNVHGPYGYPSGTAFSVPLPNDRDDNGAMVGFFGHSGESLMALGIYVGLVSNEP; translated from the exons ATGGAG GACGCGATGAAGGTTGGTCCATGGGGTCCGCAGGGTGGACAACCTCAAGACATCAATAAAGCAAGCAAGCCCCAATCCCTGGTGAGCATCACCATCTGTAGCTCCGAGTCCGAGGATGGCCGTATCTTTGGCTTCTCCTTCGTCTACAAGGACCAGAATAGGAAGCCCCTCCCTGTCGGCCCCTGGGGCAAGATTGACCCGGAACACAACATCAGTAAAATCAACATGGATCCCGACGAGTACCTCGTCCAGGTGTTTGGCACCACCGACGGCACCGGCATCACCTCGCTCAAGCTGGTCACCAACAAGCAGCCGTACGGGCCGTATGGCTACCCGGCAGGGGCCACCTTCGTGGTGACGTTGCAGCCGAACAATGGCGAGGTGGTTGCCTTCTTCGGCTGCTCCGGCAACACCCTCGCGGCGCTCGGCGTCTACGTGCTGGGGAAGAATGGTTTGCCGGTCAAGATCGGTCCGTGGGGAGGATCCGGCCAACCCGTGGACATCACCACGCCAGTCAAGCTTAAGCAGGTCAGCGTCTACAGCACCCAGAAAATAGGAGAGCGCATCAAAGGCTTCTCCTTCGTCTACGTCGACCAGCATGTCAAGCGCACATCTGCCGGCCCCTGGGGCACGGTCAAAGGACATGAGAATCTGCCG TTTTCCATGAGCCCAGGCGAGTATGTGAACAATTTCTCTGGCACTTTCGACGACTACGGCGTGACCTCGCTCAAGTTCACCACCAACCAGCAGAATGTGCACGGCCCGTACGGGTACCCCTCGGGGACTGCCTTTAGCGTGCCGCTGCCGAACGACCGCGATGACAACGGCGCCATGGTCGGCTTCTTCGGCCACTCTGGGGAGAGCCTCATGGCCCTCGGCATCTACGTCGGGCTCGTGTCCAACGAACCATGA